The following proteins are encoded in a genomic region of Deinococcus planocerae:
- a CDS encoding roadblock/LC7 domain-containing protein, translating to MTNAVYNLTVRTLSGIVSERAAETMLRAALREQGLAPEGVSARDMRRVLEGPLLGRLSGVLPAAQARAELGALAQQLARQGAPAPAAPEGAPVAAAWDEPTLTVADPTRWDDGPSLSADDFEFDDPDYTTPPGGRTYALDDPADQDALITHLARMAGVQGVLVCRSTGEVLRERSLSGAANLGGVIAATALLFQKRALRLMSADLGGRTVCMRPLGGHCVAVVAGPQVNVGRLLAELQHLREAP from the coding sequence ATGACGAATGCCGTGTACAACCTGACTGTGCGCACCCTGTCCGGCATCGTGTCCGAGCGGGCCGCCGAGACGATGCTGCGGGCGGCGCTGCGCGAGCAGGGGCTCGCCCCCGAGGGGGTCAGCGCCCGGGACATGCGGCGCGTGCTCGAAGGCCCGCTGCTGGGCAGGCTCTCCGGCGTGCTGCCCGCCGCGCAGGCCCGCGCCGAACTCGGGGCCCTCGCCCAGCAGCTCGCCCGGCAGGGCGCGCCCGCCCCCGCCGCCCCCGAGGGGGCCCCGGTCGCCGCCGCCTGGGACGAGCCGACGCTCACGGTGGCCGACCCCACCCGCTGGGACGACGGCCCCTCCCTGAGCGCCGACGACTTCGAGTTCGACGACCCCGACTACACCACGCCCCCCGGCGGTCGGACGTACGCGCTGGACGACCCCGCCGACCAGGACGCCCTGATCACGCACCTCGCCCGGATGGCGGGGGTGCAGGGGGTGCTCGTGTGCCGCTCGACGGGCGAGGTGCTGCGCGAGCGCTCGCTCTCCGGCGCGGCGAACCTGGGGGGCGTGATCGCGGCGACCGCCCTGCTCTTCCAGAAACGCGCCCTGCGGCTGATGTCCGCCGACCTCGGCGGGCGCACGGTCTGTATGCGGCCCCTGGGCGGCCACTGCGTGGCGGTCGTGGCCGGGCCGCAGGTCAACGTCGGGCGACTGCTCGCCGAATTGCAGCACCTCCGGGAGGCCCCGTGA
- a CDS encoding GNAT family N-acetyltransferase: MPPTDYRVRAEVDPAALGRLRGAAWGEPGDGRGWPAVLARSLTWVTAHEGGRLVGFVNVAWDGGVHAFLLDTTVHPDARRRGVGTRFVRTAADAARAGGAHWLHVDFGPHLAAFYAGCGFSPTAAGLLRLR; the protein is encoded by the coding sequence ATGCCGCCGACCGACTACCGCGTCCGGGCCGAGGTGGACCCCGCCGCCCTGGGCCGCCTGCGGGGGGCCGCGTGGGGAGAACCGGGCGACGGGAGGGGGTGGCCCGCCGTCCTCGCCCGCAGCCTGACCTGGGTGACGGCGCACGAGGGCGGGAGGCTCGTCGGCTTCGTGAACGTCGCCTGGGATGGGGGCGTCCACGCCTTTCTCCTCGACACGACCGTTCACCCGGACGCGCGGCGGCGCGGCGTCGGCACGCGGTTCGTGAGGACGGCGGCGGACGCGGCGCGGGCGGGCGGGGCGCACTGGCTCCACGTGGACTTCGGGCCCCACCTGGCGGCCTTTTACGCGGGCTGCGGCTTCTCTCCCACGGCGGCGGGGCTCTTGCGGCTGCGGTGA
- the ubiE gene encoding bifunctional demethylmenaquinone methyltransferase/2-methoxy-6-polyprenyl-1,4-benzoquinol methylase UbiE produces MTSSPSTPPVGNRHGGPRDKGREVQAMFASIAPRYDLLNRVLSLGVDRGWRREAAREALGLSPRRLLDVATGTADFALELKVRAPEAEVVGSDFVPQMLEIGRAKARARGLTIGLEEGDALNLPYPDGSFDAVTCAFGFRNFADYGQGLAEMWRVLAPGGRLVLLEFPPPRPGLFGSAFRVYFRHVLPRVGALISGNAGAYTYLPESVLAFPDPERLAGLMHATGFRTRYRLLTFGIAAIHVGDKG; encoded by the coding sequence ATGACCTCTTCCCCCTCCACCCCGCCCGTGGGCAACCGGCACGGCGGGCCGCGCGACAAGGGCCGCGAGGTGCAGGCGATGTTCGCCTCCATCGCCCCCCGCTACGACCTCCTCAACCGCGTGCTCAGCCTCGGCGTGGACCGCGGCTGGCGGCGTGAGGCGGCCCGCGAGGCGCTCGGCCTGAGCCCTCGGCGCCTCCTCGACGTGGCGACGGGGACGGCGGACTTCGCCCTCGAACTCAAGGTGCGGGCACCGGAGGCCGAGGTCGTCGGGAGCGACTTCGTGCCGCAGATGCTGGAGATCGGGCGCGCGAAGGCACGGGCGCGGGGGCTCACGATCGGGCTGGAGGAGGGCGACGCCCTGAACCTCCCCTACCCGGACGGCAGCTTCGACGCGGTGACCTGCGCCTTCGGCTTCCGCAACTTCGCCGACTACGGGCAAGGCCTCGCCGAGATGTGGCGGGTCCTCGCCCCGGGGGGCCGCCTCGTCCTGCTGGAATTCCCGCCGCCCCGCCCCGGCCTCTTCGGCTCGGCCTTCCGCGTCTATTTTCGCCACGTCCTGCCGCGCGTCGGGGCGCTGATCAGCGGCAACGCGGGCGCGTACACCTACCTCCCCGAGAGTGTGCTCGCCTTCCCCGACCCCGAACGGCTGGCGGGGCTGATGCACGCCACGGGCTTCCGCACCCGTTACCGCCTGCTGACCTTCGGCATCGCGGCCATCCACGTCGGGGACAAGGGCTGA